Proteins co-encoded in one Actinomadura luteofluorescens genomic window:
- a CDS encoding NAD-dependent epimerase/dehydratase family protein, whose protein sequence is MRIAVTGASGFVGGAVCRALASEGTAVLAFGRRPAVAPGRVGGAPYRSWDLTRGPLPDAPAVDAVVHCAGSVTDWGPSAALFAANLTGTRNALGSFPGARFVHVSTASVYDPFTPSVMAREDEAPVRRYMNAYGASKAAAERAAASAGAIILRPHAVYGPGDTTLLPRVLSAVRGPVLPAVGTGRQRVSLTSVGNLVQACVLAATGSVASGVFNVADAAPVAIDDAFRAILRERGVQARPVYVPARAARPLAAVAEGAFLLARRPEPPRLTRYAISHLALERTLDTTAAREALGYDPAPTSFAGAAGW, encoded by the coding sequence GTGAGGATCGCGGTGACGGGAGCCTCGGGTTTCGTCGGCGGCGCGGTGTGCCGGGCGCTCGCGTCCGAGGGGACGGCCGTTCTCGCGTTCGGCCGCCGTCCGGCGGTGGCCCCCGGCCGCGTGGGCGGCGCGCCCTACCGGTCCTGGGACCTCACGCGAGGTCCGCTGCCGGACGCGCCCGCCGTGGACGCGGTCGTCCACTGCGCGGGAAGCGTCACCGACTGGGGACCCTCGGCGGCCCTCTTCGCCGCGAACCTCACCGGCACCCGCAACGCTCTGGGGAGCTTCCCGGGAGCGAGGTTCGTGCACGTCAGCACGGCCAGCGTGTACGACCCGTTCACACCGAGCGTCATGGCGCGCGAGGACGAGGCCCCGGTGCGCCGCTACATGAACGCCTATGGCGCCTCCAAGGCCGCCGCCGAGAGGGCCGCCGCGAGCGCCGGTGCGATCATCCTGCGCCCGCACGCGGTCTACGGGCCCGGCGACACGACGCTCCTTCCGCGCGTCCTGTCCGCCGTGCGGGGCCCGGTGCTGCCCGCCGTCGGGACCGGCCGCCAGCGCGTCAGCCTGACCTCGGTCGGGAACCTGGTCCAGGCGTGCGTCCTGGCCGCGACGGGCTCCGTGGCCTCCGGCGTCTTCAACGTCGCGGACGCGGCGCCGGTCGCGATCGACGACGCGTTCCGCGCGATCCTGCGCGAGCGCGGCGTCCAGGCGCGCCCGGTGTACGTCCCGGCCCGCGCCGCCCGCCCGCTCGCCGCCGTCGCCGAGGGGGCGTTCCTGCTGGCCCGGCGTCCCGAACCGCCGCGGCTCACCCGCTACGCGATCAGCCATCTCGCCCTGGAGCGCACCCTCGACACCACCGCCGCCCGGGAGGCCCTCGGCTACGACCCCGCCCCGACGTCCTTCGCCGGGGCCGCCGGCTGGTGA
- the uraD gene encoding 2-oxo-4-hydroxy-4-carboxy-5-ureidoimidazoline decarboxylase — MVEPSSEELAACCASRRWIAEVGGRAYADPAALRAASRRALDDLEWADVEEALAAHPRIGDRVGGAAREARWSRGEQAGAAAAPADVQDALIAGNRAYEERFGHVFLIRASGRSALEMLAALRERLGNDPDTERDAVRRELGEIVDLRLARLMEEDA; from the coding sequence GTGGTGGAACCGAGCAGCGAGGAGCTGGCGGCGTGCTGCGCGTCCCGCCGGTGGATCGCCGAGGTCGGCGGCCGGGCCTACGCCGATCCCGCCGCGCTGCGCGCCGCGTCGAGGCGCGCACTGGACGACCTGGAGTGGGCGGACGTCGAGGAGGCGCTCGCGGCGCATCCGCGCATCGGGGACCGGGTGGGCGGCGCCGCGCGCGAGGCCCGCTGGTCGCGAGGAGAGCAGGCCGGGGCGGCCGCGGCGCCGGCCGACGTTCAGGACGCCCTGATAGCGGGAAACCGCGCCTACGAGGAGCGTTTCGGCCACGTGTTCCTGATCCGCGCGTCCGGGCGCTCCGCGCTGGAGATGCTCGCCGCGCTGCGGGAACGGCTCGGCAACGACCCTGACACCGAGCGCGACGCCGTCCGCCGGGAACTGGGGGAGATCGTCGACCTGCGGCTGGCCAGGCTGATGGAGGAGGACGCGTGA
- a CDS encoding FAD binding domain-containing protein has protein sequence MDFLRPLTWEDALAAKAARPGALPVQGGTDVMVEINFDARRPEALLDLTRIRALTAWDTADGRLRVGAGVPYARLITELGGRLPGLAQASRTVGSPQIRNRGTVGGNLGAASPAGDGHPPLLAGDAVIEAESAERGVRMIPVAEFFTGVKRNALAPDELIRAFWAPPASGPQYFSKIGTRNAMVIAVCSFAVALHPGERRVGTGLGSAAPTPRRATEAEAFISAELDWDGRGPLAEAAARRFGELVRDAASPIDDVRGTGGYRSHALAVLARRTLTWAWNDHRKTTVGKAAS, from the coding sequence ATGGACTTCTTGCGACCGCTGACCTGGGAGGACGCGCTGGCCGCCAAGGCCGCGCGGCCCGGTGCCCTGCCCGTCCAGGGCGGCACCGACGTCATGGTCGAGATCAACTTCGACGCGCGGCGGCCCGAGGCGCTGCTCGACCTGACCCGGATCCGCGCCCTCACCGCATGGGACACCGCGGACGGCCGGCTCCGCGTCGGCGCCGGCGTCCCCTACGCGCGGCTGATCACCGAGCTGGGCGGGCGGCTGCCCGGCCTCGCCCAGGCGTCCCGCACGGTCGGGTCGCCGCAGATCCGCAACCGCGGCACGGTCGGCGGCAACCTCGGCGCCGCGTCGCCCGCCGGGGACGGCCATCCGCCGCTGCTGGCCGGGGACGCGGTGATCGAGGCCGAGTCGGCCGAGCGCGGCGTCCGGATGATCCCGGTCGCGGAGTTCTTCACCGGCGTGAAGCGCAACGCGCTCGCGCCGGACGAGCTGATCCGCGCGTTCTGGGCGCCGCCCGCGTCCGGCCCGCAGTACTTCTCCAAGATCGGCACCCGGAACGCGATGGTGATCGCGGTCTGCTCCTTCGCCGTCGCGCTGCACCCGGGCGAGCGCCGCGTCGGCACCGGCCTCGGCTCGGCCGCCCCGACCCCGCGCCGCGCCACCGAGGCCGAGGCGTTCATCTCCGCCGAGCTGGACTGGGACGGGCGCGGCCCGCTTGCCGAGGCCGCCGCCCGGCGCTTCGGCGAACTGGTGCGGGACGCGGCGTCGCCGATCGACGACGTCCGCGGGACGGGCGGCTACCGCAGCCACGCCCTGGCGGTGCTGGCGCGCCGCACGCTCACCTGGGCCTGGAACGACCACCGCAAGACGACCGTGGGAAAGGCGGCCTCGTGA
- the uraH gene encoding hydroxyisourate hydrolase, producing MSLSTHVLDAAKGMPAAGVAVRLERRDAGGGWTPLAEARTDADGRVREWGAEPGEGVHRLTFATEGLSDFYPEVTVAFTIDDPGRHYHVPLLISPFAYSTYRGS from the coding sequence GTGAGCCTTTCGACCCACGTACTCGACGCGGCGAAGGGGATGCCCGCCGCGGGCGTGGCCGTCCGGCTGGAGCGCCGCGACGCGGGCGGCGGCTGGACTCCGCTCGCCGAGGCCCGCACCGACGCCGACGGCCGCGTCCGGGAGTGGGGCGCCGAGCCCGGCGAGGGGGTGCACCGGCTGACCTTCGCCACCGAGGGACTGTCGGACTTCTACCCCGAGGTCACGGTCGCGTTCACCATCGACGACCCGGGCCGGCACTACCACGTCCCCCTCCTGATCAGCCCGTTCGCGTACTCGACGTACCGGGGGAGCTAG
- a CDS encoding alpha/beta fold hydrolase → MEKLIKAGGAELCAETFGDPSDPPILLIGNTMLTWPDDLCERLAALRRFAVRYDLRDTGRSETADPEAPRYTLRDLVADAAGVLDAFGLPSAHVAGFGVGGWIAQLLALDHPARVATLTLIATRPTAPGPADADLPDHAPELMARFMERPKVDWTDRESVVAFQVENARHMSGPSFDEAEARANIERIFDRTVTGADPGKAHRANQMGTVFAALDSGDRWRERLPEIAAPTLVVHGEDDPFFPLGNGRALAAEIPSAELLVLPGTGSELPRRTWDTVVPALLRHTTA, encoded by the coding sequence ATGGAGAAACTCATCAAGGCGGGCGGGGCGGAACTGTGCGCGGAGACGTTCGGTGATCCGTCCGACCCGCCGATCCTGCTGATCGGCAACACGATGCTCACGTGGCCGGACGACCTGTGCGAGCGCCTCGCCGCGCTGCGCAGGTTCGCCGTCCGCTACGACCTGCGCGACACGGGCCGGTCCGAGACCGCCGACCCCGAGGCCCCCCGCTACACGCTGCGCGACCTCGTCGCCGACGCCGCCGGCGTCCTCGACGCCTTCGGGCTGCCGTCCGCGCACGTCGCCGGGTTCGGCGTCGGCGGCTGGATCGCCCAGCTCCTCGCCCTGGACCACCCGGCCCGCGTCGCCACCCTCACCCTCATCGCGACCAGGCCCACCGCCCCGGGGCCGGCCGACGCCGACCTGCCCGACCACGCCCCGGAGCTGATGGCCCGCTTCATGGAGCGGCCGAAGGTCGACTGGACGGACCGGGAGTCCGTGGTCGCCTTCCAGGTCGAGAACGCCCGCCACATGTCGGGCCCGTCCTTCGACGAGGCCGAGGCCCGCGCGAACATCGAGCGGATCTTCGACCGCACCGTCACGGGAGCCGACCCCGGCAAGGCGCACCGGGCGAACCAGATGGGGACCGTCTTCGCGGCCCTGGACTCCGGCGATCGCTGGCGCGAGCGCCTCCCGGAGATCGCCGCCCCGACCCTCGTCGTCCACGGGGAGGACGACCCCTTCTTCCCGCTGGGCAACGGCCGGGCGCTGGCCGCCGAGATCCCGTCCGCCGAGCTCCTCGTCCTGCCCGGCACGGGCAGCGAGCTCCCGCGCCGGACCTGGGACACGGTCGTCCCCGCGCTCCTGCGGCACACCACGGCCTGA
- a CDS encoding PucR family transcriptional regulator, producing the protein MKLRSLLAMPGLRLEVVSGEDELDRPIRWVVTTDLIDPGRYLRGGELVLTGLVWRTGPADSEAFAAALAGAGVSGLAAWDLTLGAIPDDLVAACRRHRLPLFKVPEDVAFATVTEEVVRHLSGARAADLTALLDRHRRLVEGTGLGAVLDLVGHCHVLAPTGRVVAGPPPADPAALASAFLTAPRLPHHVPGQDMSLFPVSPGDTPRVADWFVALEGDFEDWPPERHTMAGELAAIVDLERARLRADDRSSQDIVTAAFSGNDLPRPEELASPVVAVAASAQGPLRPGELRTVLAEVVGVPRPVVGLLDGEAVALVPSGGLDVAAAVQDALGLLAPGLAGTRVAVGVSGAAVPPDLRGAIEEARHARRLAATRPSPVCVVRHEELATHVLLLASVPDDVRQMFRVRLLDPLRSYDEVHGAGLVQTLETFLRNSGSWTRCAEELHLHVNSVRYRVQRIQDLTGRDLSRMEDRVDFFLALLV; encoded by the coding sequence ATGAAGCTGCGTTCGCTGCTCGCGATGCCCGGGCTGCGGCTGGAGGTCGTCAGCGGGGAGGACGAGCTCGACCGGCCGATCCGCTGGGTCGTCACCACCGACCTGATCGACCCCGGCCGCTACCTGCGCGGCGGCGAGCTCGTGCTCACCGGCCTGGTCTGGCGGACGGGCCCGGCCGACTCGGAGGCGTTCGCCGCGGCCCTCGCCGGGGCGGGCGTGTCGGGGCTGGCCGCGTGGGACCTCACGCTCGGCGCCATCCCGGACGATCTCGTGGCGGCGTGCCGCCGGCACCGGCTGCCGCTGTTCAAGGTCCCCGAGGACGTGGCGTTCGCGACCGTGACCGAGGAGGTCGTCCGGCACCTGTCCGGCGCCCGCGCGGCCGACCTCACCGCTCTGCTGGACCGGCACCGCCGCCTGGTCGAGGGGACCGGGCTCGGCGCCGTCCTCGACCTGGTCGGCCACTGCCACGTCCTCGCCCCGACCGGGCGGGTCGTCGCGGGGCCGCCGCCCGCCGACCCGGCCGCTCTGGCCTCCGCGTTCCTCACCGCCCCCCGGCTGCCGCACCACGTCCCGGGCCAGGACATGTCGCTCTTCCCGGTGTCCCCCGGCGACACGCCGCGGGTCGCCGACTGGTTCGTGGCGCTGGAGGGGGACTTCGAGGACTGGCCGCCCGAACGCCACACGATGGCCGGGGAGCTGGCCGCGATCGTCGACCTCGAACGGGCCCGCCTCCGCGCCGACGACCGCTCGTCCCAGGACATCGTGACCGCCGCCTTCTCCGGGAACGATCTGCCGAGGCCGGAGGAGCTCGCCTCCCCGGTCGTGGCGGTCGCCGCGTCCGCGCAGGGCCCGCTGCGTCCGGGCGAGCTGCGCACCGTGCTCGCCGAGGTCGTGGGCGTGCCGCGGCCGGTGGTCGGGCTGCTGGACGGGGAGGCCGTCGCGCTCGTCCCCTCCGGCGGGCTGGACGTCGCCGCCGCCGTCCAGGACGCCCTCGGTCTCCTCGCCCCCGGTCTGGCGGGCACCCGCGTGGCCGTCGGGGTGAGCGGCGCCGCCGTGCCCCCCGACCTGCGCGGCGCCATCGAGGAGGCCCGCCACGCCCGCCGCCTCGCCGCGACCCGCCCCTCCCCGGTGTGCGTCGTCCGGCACGAGGAACTCGCGACCCACGTTCTGCTGCTCGCCAGCGTGCCGGACGACGTCCGCCAGATGTTCCGGGTGCGCCTCCTGGACCCGCTGCGCTCCTACGACGAGGTCCACGGAGCCGGCCTCGTCCAGACGCTGGAGACGTTCCTGCGCAACTCCGGCTCCTGGACGCGCTGCGCCGAGGAGCTCCATCTCCACGTCAACTCGGTCCGGTACCGCGTCCAGCGCATCCAGGATCTGACCGGCCGGGACCTGTCCCGGATGGAGGACCGGGTCGACTTCTTCCTCGCCCTCCTCGTCTGA
- a CDS encoding Clp protease N-terminal domain-containing protein, translating to MTEPQRPPVQVRLDDLINGIKKVHTDALEQLTSAVLAAEHLGEVADHLIGHFVDQARRSGASWTEIGKSMGVSKQAAQKRFVAKGEKPDLDPSQGFSRYTERARKVVVASMSEARAAGNAEITPAHLVLALLTEPEALAAKAILAQDVLLDTVRQAATAALPAEADGELPELIPFGQDAKKALELTFREALRLGHNYVGTEHILLALLEFEDGTGILSGTGVDKAAAEANITAALEAIAAKTDTP from the coding sequence ATGACCGAACCCCAGCGGCCGCCGGTCCAGGTCCGCCTCGACGACCTGATCAACGGCATCAAGAAGGTCCACACCGACGCCCTCGAACAGCTGACCAGCGCCGTCCTCGCCGCCGAGCACCTCGGCGAGGTCGCCGACCACCTCATCGGCCACTTCGTCGACCAGGCCCGCCGCTCCGGCGCGTCCTGGACGGAGATCGGCAAGAGCATGGGCGTCAGCAAGCAGGCGGCGCAGAAGCGCTTCGTCGCCAAGGGCGAGAAGCCCGACCTCGACCCCTCCCAGGGCTTCTCCCGCTACACCGAGCGCGCCCGCAAGGTCGTCGTGGCCTCGATGAGCGAGGCCCGCGCCGCCGGCAACGCCGAGATCACCCCGGCCCACCTCGTCCTCGCCCTGCTCACCGAGCCCGAGGCGCTGGCCGCCAAGGCGATCCTCGCCCAGGACGTCCTGCTCGACACCGTCCGGCAGGCCGCCACGGCGGCGCTCCCCGCGGAGGCGGACGGTGAGCTCCCCGAGCTCATCCCCTTCGGCCAGGACGCCAAGAAGGCCCTCGAACTGACGTTCCGCGAGGCCCTGCGCCTCGGCCACAACTACGTCGGCACCGAGCACATCCTGCTCGCCCTGCTGGAGTTCGAGGACGGCACGGGCATCCTCTCCGGCACCGGCGTCGACAAGGCGGCCGCCGAGGCGAACATCACCGCCGCCCTGGAGGCGATCGCCGCCAAGACGGACACGCCGTGA
- a CDS encoding class I adenylate-forming enzyme family protein yields MTLVRRLLDQAARTPAAVALVSGDGTELTYGDLRRQVLAVRHGLLSGGLAAGDGVLFSVRPSPESLVLALGVVAAGGVVVFADPGAGPEMFTARLRLARPRWSAAESVLYAGSRLRPVRAYARRRGLLLPNLADLQIPGEGPMRHIHVGRRLPGVPRGALSFARLARGEAPEPDREPDPDAPAAVIFTSGTTADPRAVVHTQASLAAALDLFRSRLPLGPGDVVHTDQLMLGLPTLIAGARWSMPPLFCAPADFARLMRERRATHTFCVPVHLAEILDACRELPPSVRYVLLGAAPAPAAVLRQAVEAAPSAEVLSVYAMTEILPVAIASAREKLAHGGPGDLLGAPLPGVGARLAGDGELLLSGPNLCRGYLGADPVAELPTGDLARLDGGRLVLTGRKKDMLIRGKFNLYPGLYEPSIAALPGVAEAAIVGVPDPRTGDEEVVLAVVGTGDLHERLHRRLPDVIDHDALPDRIVVLDELPRSGRTRKLDRDRLREVVAP; encoded by the coding sequence ATGACGCTCGTCCGGCGGCTGCTCGACCAGGCGGCGCGGACGCCCGCCGCCGTCGCCCTGGTCTCCGGGGACGGCACGGAGCTGACCTACGGCGACCTGCGGCGGCAGGTGCTCGCCGTCCGGCACGGGCTGCTGTCCGGCGGGCTCGCCGCGGGCGACGGCGTGCTGTTCTCGGTGCGCCCCTCGCCGGAGTCGCTCGTCCTCGCGCTGGGCGTGGTCGCGGCCGGGGGAGTGGTCGTGTTCGCCGACCCGGGCGCCGGGCCCGAGATGTTCACCGCGCGGCTGCGGCTGGCCCGTCCCCGCTGGTCGGCGGCGGAATCGGTGCTGTACGCGGGCAGCAGGCTCCGGCCCGTCCGGGCGTACGCGCGGCGGCGCGGGCTCCTCCTGCCGAACCTCGCCGACCTGCAGATCCCGGGCGAGGGCCCGATGCGGCACATCCACGTCGGCCGCCGGCTGCCGGGCGTGCCCCGGGGTGCGCTGTCCTTCGCGCGCCTGGCCCGGGGCGAGGCGCCCGAGCCGGACCGCGAGCCCGATCCGGACGCCCCCGCCGCCGTGATCTTCACGTCGGGCACGACGGCGGACCCGCGCGCGGTCGTCCACACGCAGGCGTCGCTGGCGGCGGCGCTCGACCTGTTCCGGTCCCGGCTGCCCCTCGGGCCGGGGGACGTCGTCCACACCGACCAGCTCATGCTCGGCCTGCCGACCCTGATCGCGGGCGCCCGCTGGTCGATGCCGCCCCTGTTCTGCGCCCCGGCCGACTTCGCGCGGCTGATGCGCGAGCGGCGGGCCACGCACACGTTCTGCGTCCCCGTCCACCTCGCCGAGATCCTGGACGCGTGCCGCGAGCTGCCGCCGTCCGTCCGGTACGTGCTGCTCGGCGCGGCGCCCGCGCCCGCGGCCGTGCTCCGGCAGGCGGTCGAGGCGGCCCCCTCCGCGGAGGTCCTGTCGGTGTACGCGATGACGGAGATCCTGCCCGTGGCGATCGCGTCGGCGCGGGAGAAGCTCGCGCACGGCGGGCCCGGCGACCTGCTCGGCGCGCCCCTCCCCGGGGTCGGCGCCCGCCTGGCCGGGGACGGCGAGCTGCTGCTGTCCGGCCCCAACCTGTGCCGCGGGTACCTCGGCGCCGACCCCGTCGCCGAGCTGCCGACCGGCGATCTCGCGCGGCTGGACGGCGGCCGCCTCGTCCTGACGGGACGCAAGAAGGACATGCTGATCCGCGGCAAGTTCAACCTCTACCCCGGCCTGTACGAGCCGTCGATCGCCGCGCTGCCCGGCGTGGCCGAGGCCGCCATCGTGGGCGTGCCGGACCCGCGCACGGGGGACGAGGAGGTCGTGCTCGCGGTGGTCGGCACCGGCGACCTGCACGAGCGGCTGCACCGCAGGCTCCCGGACGTCATCGACCACGACGCCCTCCCGGACCGCATCGTCGTCCTGGACGAGCTGCCCCGCTCCGGGCGCACCCGCAAGCTCGACCGGGACCGGCTCCGCGAGGTGGTGGCGCCGTGA
- a CDS encoding 8-oxoguanine deaminase, whose amino-acid sequence MRRVVIENAHVATVSGDEYPGGHIVVEGDRITAVGPGPAPETEAGAERIDGTGCLATPGLVNSHHHLYQWASQGTAVDGTLFEWLTTLYKPWSKMDAEVVAGAATAGLGWLAKSGCTTSTDHHYLFPKGRGDLFAAGIEAAREIGVRFHPCRGSMDRGESQGGLPPDEVVEDIDTVLAETEAAIDRYHDPSPGSLLRVAVAPCSPFSVTRDLLVESARLARDKGVRLHTHLAETLDEEEHTREQFGMTPTEYMDSIGWLGPDVWLAHCVHLHDTDVKRLAETRTGTAHCPSSNARLGAGIARVSHLLEAGAAVGLGVDGAASAELVPLAGELRQAIYMQRARYGPTALNARQALEMATLGGARCLGRDDELGALAPGRLADIALWRIDGFRAAVDDPVVALAFGPTPPLERLLVGGRTVVDGDTLVTVPQDEAGRRGADAHRRLMRLAEEVL is encoded by the coding sequence ATGAGGCGCGTCGTCATCGAGAACGCCCACGTGGCCACCGTGTCCGGGGACGAGTACCCGGGCGGCCACATCGTGGTCGAGGGCGACCGGATCACGGCGGTCGGACCAGGCCCCGCGCCGGAGACCGAAGCCGGCGCCGAGCGGATCGACGGCACGGGCTGCCTCGCCACCCCCGGCCTGGTCAACTCCCACCACCACCTCTACCAGTGGGCCAGCCAGGGCACGGCCGTCGACGGCACCCTGTTCGAGTGGCTGACCACCCTCTACAAGCCGTGGTCGAAGATGGACGCCGAGGTCGTCGCCGGCGCCGCCACCGCCGGGCTCGGATGGCTCGCCAAGTCGGGCTGCACGACGTCCACCGACCACCACTACCTGTTCCCCAAGGGACGCGGCGACCTGTTCGCGGCCGGGATCGAGGCCGCCCGGGAGATCGGCGTCCGGTTCCATCCGTGCCGGGGATCGATGGACCGGGGCGAGTCGCAGGGCGGGCTGCCCCCGGACGAGGTCGTCGAGGACATCGACACCGTCCTCGCCGAGACCGAGGCCGCGATCGACCGGTACCACGACCCCTCGCCCGGGTCGCTGCTGCGCGTCGCCGTCGCGCCCTGCTCGCCGTTCTCCGTCACGCGGGACCTGCTGGTCGAGTCGGCCCGGCTGGCGCGCGACAAGGGCGTGCGCCTGCACACCCACCTCGCCGAGACGCTCGACGAGGAGGAGCACACGCGCGAGCAGTTCGGCATGACGCCCACCGAGTACATGGACTCGATCGGCTGGCTGGGCCCCGACGTGTGGCTCGCGCACTGCGTCCACCTGCACGACACCGACGTCAAGCGGCTCGCCGAGACCCGCACCGGAACGGCGCACTGCCCGAGCTCCAACGCCCGCCTCGGCGCCGGGATCGCCCGCGTGTCGCACCTGCTGGAGGCGGGCGCGGCGGTCGGGCTCGGCGTCGACGGTGCGGCGTCGGCCGAACTCGTCCCGCTGGCCGGGGAGCTGCGGCAGGCGATCTACATGCAGCGCGCCCGGTACGGGCCGACCGCGCTGAACGCTCGGCAGGCCCTGGAGATGGCGACGCTCGGCGGCGCCCGCTGCCTCGGCCGCGACGACGAGCTCGGCGCCCTCGCGCCCGGCCGGCTCGCCGACATCGCGCTGTGGCGGATCGACGGCTTCCGCGCCGCCGTCGACGACCCCGTCGTCGCGCTGGCGTTCGGGCCGACGCCGCCGCTGGAGCGCCTGCTCGTCGGCGGGCGCACCGTCGTGGACGGCGACACGCTCGTCACCGTCCCGCAGGACGAGGCCGGGCGGCGCGGCGCGGACGCCCACCGCCGCCTGATGCGCCTCGCCGAGGAGGTGCTCTGA
- the pucL gene encoding factor-independent urate hydroxylase produces the protein MAIVLGPNRYGKAETRVVRVTRDGGTHRIRDLNVSVALSGAMDEVHLTGDNAAVLPTDTQKNTVFAFAREHGIGAIEDFGLLLARHFTASQPAVAHARVEIREYGWRRIAGGHSFVRDGGEVRTALVHGGEAESVVSGLTDLVVLNSTGSEFHGFARDGYTTLEPTDDRILATAVTARWRHRGTTAGWDDSYAAARDGLLRAFAGTHSLSLQQTLYQMGRRVLTERPEICEVRLSLPNKHHFLVDLEPFGLDNDNEVYFAADRPYGLIEGTVLTDDAPAAPAAFD, from the coding sequence GTGGCGATCGTTCTCGGGCCCAACCGTTACGGCAAGGCGGAGACGCGCGTCGTGCGCGTGACGCGGGACGGCGGCACCCACCGGATCAGGGACCTGAACGTCAGCGTGGCGCTGTCCGGCGCGATGGACGAGGTCCACCTGACCGGCGACAACGCCGCCGTGCTGCCCACCGACACCCAGAAGAACACCGTGTTCGCGTTCGCCCGCGAGCACGGCATCGGCGCGATCGAGGACTTCGGCCTCCTGCTCGCGCGGCACTTCACGGCCTCCCAGCCCGCGGTCGCGCACGCCCGGGTGGAGATCCGCGAGTACGGCTGGCGGCGCATCGCGGGCGGGCACTCGTTCGTCCGGGACGGCGGCGAGGTGCGCACGGCGCTGGTCCACGGCGGCGAGGCGGAGTCGGTCGTCTCGGGCCTCACCGACCTGGTCGTCCTCAACTCCACCGGAAGCGAGTTCCACGGCTTCGCCCGGGACGGGTACACGACGCTCGAACCGACCGACGACCGGATCCTCGCCACGGCGGTCACCGCCCGGTGGCGGCACCGCGGCACCACCGCGGGCTGGGACGACTCCTACGCCGCCGCCCGCGACGGCCTGCTGCGCGCGTTCGCCGGGACGCACAGCCTGTCGCTCCAGCAGACGCTCTACCAGATGGGGCGCCGCGTCCTCACCGAGCGGCCGGAGATCTGCGAGGTCAGGCTGTCGCTGCCCAACAAGCACCACTTCCTGGTCGACCTGGAGCCGTTCGGCCTGGACAACGACAACGAGGTCTATTTCGCGGCGGACCGCCCGTACGGGCTCATCGAAGGCACGGTGCTGACCGACGACGCGCCCGCCGCACCGGCGGCCTTCGACTGA
- a CDS encoding (2Fe-2S)-binding protein: MRVNLTVNGSEEAVDEVWEGESLLYMLRERMGLPGSKNACEQGECGSCTVYLDGVPVCACLVAAGQAQDREVVTVEGLAQGPPGEERLDAVQEAFVEAGAVQCGFCTPGLIVQTHDLIERNPAPSDAEIREALAGNLCRCTGYEKILDAVRLAAERRAAAR; encoded by the coding sequence ATGCGCGTGAACCTGACCGTCAACGGGTCCGAGGAGGCCGTGGACGAGGTGTGGGAGGGCGAGAGCCTGCTCTACATGCTCCGCGAGCGGATGGGCCTCCCCGGTTCCAAGAATGCCTGCGAGCAGGGCGAATGCGGCTCGTGCACCGTCTACCTGGACGGCGTGCCGGTGTGCGCCTGCCTGGTCGCGGCGGGCCAGGCGCAGGACCGCGAGGTCGTCACCGTGGAGGGGCTGGCGCAGGGGCCGCCCGGCGAGGAGCGGCTCGACGCCGTGCAGGAGGCGTTCGTCGAGGCGGGGGCCGTCCAGTGCGGGTTCTGCACGCCCGGCCTGATCGTCCAGACGCACGACCTGATCGAGCGGAACCCGGCGCCGTCCGACGCGGAGATCCGCGAGGCGCTGGCCGGGAACCTGTGCCGCTGCACCGGCTACGAGAAGATCCTCGACGCGGTGCGCCTCGCGGCCGAGCGCAGGGCGGCCGCGCGATGA